GACCAGTCTCGATCAGTTCAAGTCGCTGCGCAATCGGCAGGATCGCCGTATCATGCTCGTCATTTGCACCGACGAATCGGGCGACGACTACTCGCGGCTGGAGGAGTCGATCAAGCTGTGTCAGCGGTTGTCGGTGCCGGTGTTCACCGTGGGCCCTTCGGCCATGTTTGGCCGGCAGAAGGGGATTCACCAGTACAAGCATCCCGACGACGGCAAAATGTATCCGATCGAAGTGGATCGCGGTCCCGACACGGCGCGCTACGAGCTATTGCGTTTGCCGTATTGGTTCGACGGACCGCAGCACGATCGGATGTCGGCGGGCATTGGTCCGTTCGCGCTCACGCGGTTGGCGGTGGAGAGCGGCGGGGTTTACTTTATTAGCGACGCGGCCGGAGACCAGTCGCCCTTTTCGCTCGACGCCATGCGCCGCTACATGCCGGAGTATGTGAGCGCTGGGCAGTACATGCGGGAAGTGCGCGACAGCAAGCTGCGACAAGCGATCTTGAACGCGGTGGATGTGACCTTGGCGCGGGAGGCGAAGGGAACCCCGCGACTGGAGTTCGAGCCGACGGGCGAGAATTTTCAAGATCAACTGCGCGAGGCGCAGCAGACAGTGGCTTTTAACAGCATCATCGTCCAGGCGGCGCTAGTGGGGTTTGGCGCCAAGGGACTGGAAAGCGAGTACGAGCAGGAAGACTCGCCGCGTTGGCAGGCCTGGTACGACCTGACGTATGGGCGTCTGCTGGCCATGCAGTTGCGCTGCGCGGAGTACAACTTCACCTGCGCGGAGATGAAGGGCAAAGGGGCCGATTTTGTGGACACCAAGAGCAACCGCTGGACATTCCGGCCGGCGGAGCATTACCGCTCGGGCGCCGCGGCGGGCAAACAGGCGGAAGAGGCGCGCCGACTCTTGAACCGCTGCGTGGAGCAAAACCCCGGAACGCCATGGGCGGCGCTGGCCGAGCGCGAGTTGGCGCACCCGTTTGGATTTGAGATCGACGAGCGGTTTGTGCCGCGCCCCGAGCAGCAGGTGGGGGGCGGCCCGAACGTGATGCCAACCGGGCGCCGCGTGGAGCAACTGCGCGAGCTCGAGCGGCGTCAACCGCCGGCGCTGCCCAAACTATAGGGCGCCAGTCTGCTTACTGGCATCGTTCGGCGGCTTCGACGAGATTTGAGGGCGGCCCTTTTCTAGTTGTGCTCACGGGCGGACAATAAGGGTCCCATGTCCGTCGAAATCAAAGCACCGCCGTCGCCGCTGGAACTCCCTGTGCTCGGGGCGCCGCGCTTTGGCGCGGGA
The Pirellulales bacterium genome window above contains:
- a CDS encoding VWA domain-containing protein, with translation MLRAFGKWWPHREASPTDPLAPAVDSEKGEASPADTWWRRPQGALPSVTSVFLHLTALALFAQLTISGYPQPLVREFEAAVNEEPPAPIDQPPTDLAIAEPSDERRESLFAAEAYSVAATAGADPLVETMLTPTVVAASDVRVPEVKMDDLAIVEGLEVDDLIVRRGSAGEEVASVEGAVDRITHEIVSNLEHGKLLVVWLMDASISLVDEHEAVAGRLERIYSELGELGSLQGDLLVNAVVSFGMETKILVPPTNEADKIVGAIRKIPVDDTGVENVFSAVLTSLDQFKSLRNRQDRRIMLVICTDESGDDYSRLEESIKLCQRLSVPVFTVGPSAMFGRQKGIHQYKHPDDGKMYPIEVDRGPDTARYELLRLPYWFDGPQHDRMSAGIGPFALTRLAVESGGVYFISDAAGDQSPFSLDAMRRYMPEYVSAGQYMREVRDSKLRQAILNAVDVTLAREAKGTPRLEFEPTGENFQDQLREAQQTVAFNSIIVQAALVGFGAKGLESEYEQEDSPRWQAWYDLTYGRLLAMQLRCAEYNFTCAEMKGKGADFVDTKSNRWTFRPAEHYRSGAAAGKQAEEARRLLNRCVEQNPGTPWAALAERELAHPFGFEIDERFVPRPEQQVGGGPNVMPTGRRVEQLRELERRQPPALPKL